The following are from one region of the Paenibacillus sp. JZ16 genome:
- a CDS encoding quinone oxidoreductase family protein, which translates to MTKHPNTMRAAVLDRFGGPEELIHREIGVPEIGPEDVLIEVAYAGVGEWDAFERQGGYAEMLNMNPEFPYILGSEGSGIVIARGEKVSNVDLGDQVYAPAFLNPNGGFYAEYAAINAKYVSRIPDGLTMQEAAVISGVGITALRGLEGVLQLRQGESILIFGASGGVGHIAVQLAKGMGARVFAIASGEDGVAIMKKLGCDATVNGKDKDISSMARKFAPSGFDAAIITAGGDAANAAVNCLRKDGRLVYPHGIQPDLRIPVGIKATGYNGEPEPEIIARLQRHISQYRLTVHISHIFDLKDANKAHEALQNHYLGKICLRVNP; encoded by the coding sequence ATGACTAAACATCCAAATACTATGAGGGCTGCAGTGCTTGATCGGTTTGGCGGTCCAGAAGAACTGATACATCGGGAGATTGGTGTGCCTGAAATCGGCCCCGAAGATGTATTGATTGAAGTTGCCTATGCGGGTGTTGGAGAGTGGGATGCATTCGAACGACAAGGCGGATATGCAGAAATGTTAAACATGAATCCAGAATTCCCTTATATTCTCGGTTCGGAAGGTTCAGGAATCGTGATTGCGCGGGGTGAGAAGGTGTCTAATGTAGATTTGGGAGATCAGGTCTATGCACCAGCCTTTCTGAATCCTAATGGCGGCTTCTATGCGGAATATGCGGCCATCAATGCCAAGTATGTCTCCCGAATTCCGGATGGATTAACCATGCAGGAGGCGGCGGTTATTTCTGGAGTCGGAATTACCGCATTGCGCGGGCTGGAGGGTGTACTGCAACTTCGACAAGGGGAGTCTATTCTGATTTTTGGAGCCAGCGGCGGGGTTGGACATATCGCCGTGCAGTTGGCGAAGGGAATGGGAGCCCGTGTATTTGCGATTGCTTCAGGTGAAGACGGAGTTGCCATAATGAAGAAACTTGGCTGTGATGCTACTGTAAACGGCAAAGATAAGGATATCTCTTCGATGGCAAGGAAATTTGCGCCGTCTGGATTCGATGCAGCCATAATTACCGCAGGGGGAGATGCGGCTAATGCTGCTGTCAACTGTCTCCGTAAAGATGGACGACTCGTATACCCTCACGGGATACAACCAGATTTACGGATACCCGTAGGAATCAAGGCTACAGGATATAACGGCGAACCCGAGCCCGAGATTATAGCCCGACTTCAACGTCATATTTCACAGTATAGGTTAACCGTTCATATCAGTCATATTTTTGATCTGAAGGACGCCAATAAGGCTCATGAGGCTCTCCAAAATCATTATTTGGGGAAAATTTGTCTGAGAGTGAATCCATAA
- a CDS encoding GNAT family N-acetyltransferase translates to MSQFPTLETERFILRQIKQDDSQEIFQYFSMDEVTKFYDLESFTNIEQAEELIRRWNQRFENNQGIRWGITLRSEDCVIGTCGFHGWAKNHCKIEIG, encoded by the coding sequence ATGTCTCAATTCCCTACTTTAGAAACGGAAAGATTTATACTTAGACAGATTAAACAAGATGATTCACAAGAAATATTTCAATATTTCTCAATGGATGAAGTCACAAAATTTTATGATTTGGAGAGTTTTACGAATATTGAACAAGCAGAAGAACTAATTCGCAGATGGAATCAGAGATTTGAAAATAATCAAGGAATCCGCTGGGGAATCACCTTGCGGTCGGAAGACTGTGTAATTGGAACTTGTGGATTTCATGGTTGGGCGAAAAATCATTGCAAGATTGAAATCGGGTAA
- a CDS encoding DUF3021 domain-containing protein encodes MNAFIFRSIIGIFFGAFIAVMTTSALIYFGGQSTIDGLLFIKDAVGYIFCGWLFTVTPLYFKIRSLRLPMQTALHFLTVTIVYFILGLWIGWIQIGVRNFLIYLVISIFGYAIGWIGFYLYFKNESKKLNKDLRRH; translated from the coding sequence ATGAATGCATTTATTTTCAGAAGCATCATCGGCATATTCTTCGGGGCTTTTATTGCTGTTATGACTACAAGTGCGCTTATTTATTTTGGTGGACAATCGACAATAGACGGGCTGCTTTTTATTAAAGATGCAGTTGGCTATATTTTTTGCGGCTGGCTGTTTACTGTCACACCACTCTATTTTAAGATCCGCTCACTTCGCCTGCCCATGCAGACAGCCCTGCACTTTCTAACAGTCACCATCGTCTACTTTATATTAGGCCTATGGATTGGCTGGATTCAGATTGGTGTAAGGAACTTTTTGATATACTTGGTCATCTCTATTTTCGGTTATGCCATCGGATGGATTGGGTTTTATCTTTATTTTAAAAATGAATCGAAAAAGCTGAATAAAGATCTTAGAAGACATTGA
- a CDS encoding ABC transporter ATP-binding protein, whose translation MESVITVKNLSKNFGGTQAVKNLSFDVYRGEIFGIIGPNGAGKTTTLEILEGISDPSHGAVEVLGLVPNKQLRELNKRIGVQFQATSIQKKMKVKEALDLFSSFYDNATQKDYLVELLGLREKLNVKFDDLSGGWKQRVTLALATLHEPEILFLDEPSMGLDPSARRDMWSLIRLLRDRGSTIVITTHYMEEAEQLCDRVAMIYSGQLQALNSPRELLNEGAAGCLAFISEELGPEYLSSLPGVERVDKNQAEFKVFCDDQQTTAYHIFSYCQGKGIPLSSFRFEKGSLDDLFVQYLEKEKIG comes from the coding sequence ATGGAGAGTGTTATTACAGTTAAAAATCTATCGAAAAACTTTGGCGGGACCCAGGCAGTAAAGAATCTTTCCTTTGATGTTTACAGAGGTGAGATCTTCGGGATTATCGGGCCGAACGGCGCGGGGAAAACGACCACCCTCGAAATTCTGGAAGGAATCTCTGATCCAAGCCATGGAGCGGTTGAAGTTCTTGGACTTGTTCCCAATAAGCAGCTTCGTGAGTTAAACAAGAGAATTGGAGTCCAGTTTCAGGCCACTTCGATACAGAAAAAAATGAAAGTAAAAGAAGCGCTGGATCTCTTTTCTTCATTTTACGATAACGCCACGCAAAAAGATTATTTAGTAGAATTGCTTGGCTTACGCGAAAAGCTGAACGTAAAGTTCGATGACTTATCCGGCGGATGGAAACAGCGGGTAACTCTTGCTTTAGCCACTCTGCATGAGCCTGAAATCTTATTTCTTGATGAGCCGAGCATGGGGCTTGATCCCTCAGCAAGACGGGACATGTGGTCATTGATCCGACTGTTAAGGGACCGTGGAAGTACCATTGTGATAACCACGCATTATATGGAAGAAGCTGAGCAGCTGTGCGACAGGGTAGCGATGATTTACAGCGGCCAATTGCAAGCTTTGAACTCCCCTCGTGAATTATTAAACGAAGGTGCTGCTGGCTGTCTTGCCTTTATCAGCGAAGAACTCGGTCCCGAATATTTAAGCTCGCTTCCCGGTGTGGAGCGCGTTGACAAGAATCAAGCCGAATTCAAGGTGTTTTGTGATGACCAGCAGACAACGGCTTATCACATTTTCAGTTACTGTCAGGGAAAAGGCATCCCATTGTCCAGCTTCAGATTTGAGAAAGGCTCTCTTGATGATTTATTTGTTCAGTACCTGGAAAAGGAGAAGATCGGATGA
- a CDS encoding AAA family ATPase → MESKFPLFIVTGASGSGKTYVIKELRRLMPDFDIFDPDSLIEFIGHDWEKMRNIWLRVARNIAENGRMIIICGTMMPWDIEKCADFPFFKHVYYLNLHCDEETREKRLRERNWAEEEIQNHKNFAKRLLEIADEVYNPPMPTIDTTVTDVTEVASRIKEWVHQYA, encoded by the coding sequence ATGGAAAGTAAATTTCCTTTATTTATCGTAACAGGTGCAAGTGGGTCTGGGAAAACATATGTTATCAAGGAATTGCGGAGATTGATGCCTGATTTTGATATTTTTGACCCTGATAGTCTTATTGAATTTATCGGGCACGATTGGGAGAAAATGCGAAATATTTGGCTGCGGGTTGCACGCAATATCGCTGAAAATGGACGCATGATTATAATATGCGGAACAATGATGCCGTGGGATATTGAAAAATGTGCGGACTTTCCTTTTTTTAAGCATGTATATTACCTAAACCTGCATTGTGATGAGGAAACGCGCGAAAAACGTCTACGTGAAAGAAATTGGGCGGAGGAAGAGATTCAAAACCACAAAAACTTTGCAAAACGATTGCTTGAAATTGCCGATGAGGTCTATAACCCACCTATGCCTACTATTGATACAACGGTTACTGATGTAACCGAGGTTGCCTCTCGGATAAAAGAGTGGGTTCACCAATACGCTTGA
- a CDS encoding DNA alkylation repair protein → MTYEEIMQALAGMGSEQTRSTYIRHGAKEPFFGVKIGDMKKLVKHVKKNQALALQLYESGNYDAMYLAGLSINPKTITKEQLQHWVAGANWHSPAEYTVARVAAESPHAHDLAVEWIDSPEELVAVSGWSTYANYVSVAPDEALDMEELRSYLTRVRDTIHDERNWVRYVMNNFVISVGAYVEPLTEEAKAVAEVVGKVHVDVGNTACKVPLATEYIGKIEAMGRIGSKKKTCIC, encoded by the coding sequence GTGACTTATGAAGAAATCATGCAGGCATTGGCTGGCATGGGCAGTGAGCAGACGAGAAGCACTTATATTCGCCATGGTGCGAAAGAGCCGTTCTTCGGCGTTAAAATCGGGGACATGAAGAAGCTCGTTAAGCATGTGAAAAAAAACCAAGCTCTCGCTCTGCAGCTCTATGAATCCGGTAACTACGATGCGATGTACCTGGCGGGGCTTAGCATCAATCCGAAGACCATCACCAAAGAACAGTTGCAGCATTGGGTGGCAGGAGCCAATTGGCATTCGCCTGCCGAGTATACGGTAGCGAGAGTAGCCGCGGAAAGTCCGCACGCGCATGACCTGGCGGTGGAGTGGATTGATTCGCCGGAGGAACTGGTCGCCGTAAGCGGATGGAGTACATATGCCAATTATGTATCGGTTGCGCCAGATGAAGCACTCGACATGGAGGAATTACGCAGTTATTTGACAAGAGTGCGCGACACCATCCACGACGAGCGCAACTGGGTCCGCTATGTTATGAATAATTTCGTTATTTCGGTCGGTGCATACGTTGAGCCATTAACGGAGGAAGCGAAGGCAGTCGCGGAGGTGGTCGGCAAAGTGCATGTGGATGTCGGCAATACGGCATGCAAAGTGCCGCTTGCAACGGAATATATCGGCAAAATCGAGGCGATGGGCCGAATCGGAAGCAAGAAAAAGACCTGCATTTGTTAG
- a CDS encoding histidine phosphatase family protein — protein MEFIFIRHGHGEHLNDYPNRLNTLHPSLTEYGKFQVMQLRNEIIIDPDDLVLVSPTKRTIETATIIKNDMDFIISPLVGPRMFPQNLELPFLACDHILSKTEITNLYGDTKILDFNLDCWKEGINRIEQDTFEGYAKRLLDWIGESYKKVIMISHDGTITNYRILLGEKELTREDFLGEAGVYRMKF, from the coding sequence ATGGAATTCATATTTATTCGCCATGGTCATGGAGAACATCTCAACGATTATCCAAATCGGTTAAATACTCTGCATCCTAGTCTTACAGAATACGGAAAATTTCAAGTAATGCAGCTACGAAATGAAATAATAATTGATCCTGATGATTTAGTTCTTGTAAGTCCAACTAAACGTACAATTGAGACGGCAACTATTATAAAAAATGATATGGACTTCATTATTTCTCCATTGGTTGGTCCGAGAATGTTTCCTCAGAACCTCGAACTTCCTTTTTTAGCTTGTGATCACATCCTTTCTAAAACTGAAATCACAAATCTATATGGAGATACTAAAATTCTTGATTTCAATTTGGATTGCTGGAAAGAAGGGATTAATAGGATCGAACAAGATACTTTTGAAGGGTATGCTAAGCGGTTATTAGATTGGATCGGGGAAAGCTATAAAAAAGTAATCATGATTTCACATGATGGCACGATAACGAATTATCGGATATTGCTTGGGGAAAAAGAATTGACCCGAGAAGATTTTCTCGGTGAGGCTGGGGTATATCGAATGAAGTTCTAG
- a CDS encoding AraC family transcriptional regulator, whose protein sequence is MDWLTRMNRALDYIETNLSGEIDLTKIASQACCSSYQFQRMFSFVTDVTLAEYIRRRRLTLAAIDLLNSDTKVIDIAIKYGYDSPVSFARAFQSMHGVNPTTARQEGVALKAYPRLTFLISIKGVEAMNYRIETKESFQVFGIERVFQTSGDGDGLSTPGGLWQQCHANGEVERLTANAGELPVYLSKDMYKVHAVCSYRKTENDTFPYMLCSFKSDSSKTDGYLEITIPSLTWAIFPSELFTWDQFNDSIESLYHRFYSEWLPTAGYEQVDGMEFEVYGGRNGLNFVELWFAVRKTS, encoded by the coding sequence ATGGATTGGCTTACGAGGATGAATCGGGCATTGGATTATATTGAAACAAATTTATCCGGAGAAATCGACCTGACGAAGATAGCAAGCCAAGCTTGCTGTTCGTCTTATCAGTTTCAAAGAATGTTCTCCTTCGTTACGGATGTTACACTGGCGGAATATATACGACGCAGACGGCTTACTCTTGCAGCAATTGATTTGTTGAATAGCGATACGAAAGTGATTGATATCGCCATTAAGTATGGTTACGATTCACCGGTTTCTTTTGCAAGAGCTTTTCAATCGATGCATGGTGTCAATCCAACCACGGCTCGTCAAGAAGGTGTCGCGTTGAAAGCATATCCACGGCTTACCTTTCTTATTTCAATCAAAGGGGTTGAGGCGATGAATTATCGGATCGAAACCAAGGAATCTTTCCAAGTATTTGGCATTGAAAGAGTGTTTCAAACAAGCGGTGATGGCGATGGACTGAGTACACCAGGGGGATTATGGCAACAATGCCATGCCAATGGCGAAGTAGAGAGACTTACTGCCAATGCGGGTGAATTGCCTGTATATCTGAGTAAGGATATGTATAAAGTGCATGCAGTGTGCAGTTATCGAAAAACCGAAAATGATACGTTTCCGTATATGCTGTGTTCATTTAAGAGCGATTCCAGTAAAACAGATGGATACTTGGAAATAACGATCCCTTCACTCACTTGGGCAATATTCCCATCAGAGCTGTTTACATGGGATCAATTTAATGATTCCATCGAGTCGTTATACCACCGCTTTTATTCAGAATGGCTTCCAACAGCAGGATACGAGCAGGTGGATGGAATGGAATTCGAAGTCTATGGAGGCAGAAATGGCCTTAATTTTGTAGAATTGTGGTTCGCGGTACGAAAAACCTCCTGA
- a CDS encoding AraC family transcriptional regulator — MESYDTSILKVTEYIERRINQKITLEELSREAAFSKYHFMRIFKALTKETLNEYVRKRRLTLAAKELIESDTSLIQIALKYGYASQEAFSRTFSSYMGTSPLSYRKKGAHHYNLYKDVLSEEILRTRKHPVRHETCIIEISGFYIGGIVLEKNVNNHTISKHWNQFYDELIKLSIDPHTKKCFGYESLDQDNEPYYIAAVEVESLEELPKSWIGKYIPPHKYAAIPLDNVIENIPFAMEEIYRNELPALHVKPALNFSLEYYDEDFTANEPTHMLQYLIPIE, encoded by the coding sequence ATGGAATCCTATGATACTAGTATCTTAAAGGTAACTGAATATATCGAACGTCGAATAAATCAAAAGATAACATTGGAAGAACTTTCGCGTGAGGCAGCATTTTCAAAGTATCATTTCATGCGAATTTTTAAAGCCTTAACTAAGGAAACACTTAATGAATACGTTAGGAAGCGACGGCTGACATTGGCTGCGAAAGAATTGATAGAAAGTGATACATCTCTTATTCAAATAGCACTCAAGTATGGCTACGCCTCGCAAGAAGCATTCAGTCGAACTTTTTCATCTTACATGGGAACTTCGCCATTAAGTTATCGAAAAAAAGGTGCACATCATTATAACTTATATAAGGATGTTTTATCCGAGGAAATTTTACGGACAAGGAAGCACCCTGTTCGTCATGAAACATGCATAATCGAAATCTCAGGATTTTATATTGGAGGTATTGTTTTAGAAAAGAATGTCAATAACCACACCATATCAAAGCATTGGAATCAGTTTTATGATGAATTAATCAAGCTTTCTATCGACCCCCATACAAAAAAATGCTTTGGTTATGAATCTTTGGATCAAGATAACGAGCCTTACTATATTGCGGCGGTTGAAGTAGAAAGTTTAGAAGAATTGCCTAAAAGCTGGATAGGGAAATACATACCGCCGCATAAGTATGCAGCAATTCCATTGGATAATGTAATTGAAAATATTCCATTTGCTATGGAAGAAATCTATCGAAATGAGTTACCTGCACTTCATGTTAAACCAGCGCTAAATTTCAGCCTGGAGTATTATGATGAAGATTTTACAGCCAATGAACCAACACACATGCTTCAATATTTAATACCCATCGAATAG
- a CDS encoding ABC transporter permease, which yields MNAIVKLASLETKMFFRDRLSMFWTFLFPVVMIVLFGSMFVGDNMSQQAFAEYFVPSWIGVNIVTTSFFTLGTVLTNYRETGVLRRYQSTPLQPWKILAAHTFQGTVIFAISAMLLMVFGMLLYDLTLPAYIGSTLLSLLISILAFFPFALFLTSLAKNTQAASAISSLFLNLMLFLSGATFPLEMMPTFLQYAAKVLPLYYVIQLLRGTWTEAPITEYGFEAAVLIGIAIVSVVLATRFFRWSGK from the coding sequence ATGAACGCAATCGTAAAACTCGCCAGTTTAGAAACAAAAATGTTCTTTAGAGACCGTTTAAGCATGTTTTGGACATTCCTCTTTCCAGTAGTGATGATTGTGCTGTTTGGTTCCATGTTTGTTGGAGATAACATGAGCCAACAGGCTTTTGCGGAATATTTTGTTCCTTCATGGATTGGCGTCAATATCGTAACCACTTCCTTTTTCACACTGGGAACTGTTTTAACCAATTACCGGGAAACGGGCGTATTAAGAAGATATCAATCAACACCGCTCCAGCCGTGGAAAATCCTCGCCGCCCATACCTTTCAAGGGACCGTCATCTTTGCTATATCCGCCATGCTTCTTATGGTCTTTGGCATGCTGCTCTATGATTTAACCCTGCCGGCCTATATCGGAAGCACCCTGCTTTCATTGCTTATTAGCATCCTAGCCTTTTTCCCGTTTGCTTTATTTCTGACTTCCTTAGCAAAAAACACTCAGGCTGCATCCGCAATCAGTTCATTATTTCTAAACCTGATGCTGTTCCTGTCAGGAGCGACTTTTCCGCTGGAGATGATGCCGACGTTTCTTCAATATGCAGCGAAAGTACTCCCGCTCTATTACGTCATTCAGTTGCTGCGGGGGACGTGGACAGAAGCACCCATTACGGAATATGGTTTTGAAGCTGCTGTTTTGATTGGCATTGCGATTGTATCTGTAGTACTTGCTACACGGTTCTTCCGGTGGAGCGGGAAGTAG
- a CDS encoding response regulator has product MIHVLIVDDDKLVRKGLMSFLPWESFGMRVVGEAANGEKALDFLKANRVDLLMTDLAMPVMSGIELIRVVRKLYPHIAIAVLTLHQDFEYIQEALRLGAIDYIAKVELEKDQFEEVFRRIHSRIVEEKQKHKNESHTIAEVCSSDTAYALLTFPDEPLTSSMVADCVSLGWIAESEGSILMWLTDLAKEVQPQDHYEEDPLPPLPNGTRSSGWHMVRLRHAAGLSPSDLHQRIRAYRSRDFFYDFDGNEPYPIEKSVMELLAEHPEPGEEETDTVKNLLHAFTWVHDDEAFDKLCSRLKELRIPVPKLMQWIYGFMVDWNRLYRAIQPDDIKLPDTFTCWREVTDWLKHFRENGITRSGSLQLSPEVSGSIMTAVKIVHDELEFPLYAIDVAKRVNLSRSYFYQCFKEIVGFSFNEYLRKVRIDKAREYLEQTARPIVWIAKQTGYEDEKYFSRTFREQTGMLPSEYRQQYKSRL; this is encoded by the coding sequence ATGATCCATGTTCTCATCGTAGACGACGACAAGCTTGTACGTAAGGGACTGATGTCCTTTTTACCCTGGGAATCGTTCGGAATGAGAGTTGTAGGCGAAGCTGCCAACGGGGAGAAGGCGCTCGATTTTCTGAAGGCGAATCGGGTAGACCTGTTAATGACCGATCTGGCCATGCCCGTGATGTCGGGCATCGAATTAATTCGGGTTGTACGCAAGTTATATCCGCATATCGCGATCGCCGTGTTGACGCTTCATCAGGATTTTGAATACATTCAGGAAGCGCTGCGACTGGGTGCCATTGATTACATTGCCAAGGTAGAGCTAGAAAAAGACCAGTTCGAAGAAGTGTTTCGTCGCATCCACTCGCGCATTGTGGAAGAGAAGCAGAAGCACAAGAATGAGTCGCATACGATAGCAGAGGTTTGTTCTTCCGATACGGCCTATGCGCTATTGACATTCCCGGATGAGCCATTAACAAGCAGTATGGTTGCGGATTGTGTTTCCTTGGGCTGGATAGCCGAATCGGAAGGATCTATTCTGATGTGGTTGACGGATCTTGCCAAGGAGGTTCAGCCTCAAGACCATTACGAAGAAGACCCGTTGCCGCCGCTTCCAAACGGAACGCGCAGCTCCGGATGGCATATGGTGCGGTTACGGCATGCAGCCGGTTTATCTCCATCCGATCTGCACCAACGGATACGGGCTTACAGGAGCAGAGATTTTTTTTACGACTTCGACGGCAATGAGCCCTATCCGATTGAGAAGTCTGTCATGGAGCTGCTGGCAGAACATCCTGAACCGGGAGAAGAGGAGACGGACACTGTGAAGAATTTACTACACGCCTTCACTTGGGTCCATGACGATGAAGCCTTTGATAAGCTTTGTAGTCGATTAAAAGAACTGCGTATACCCGTCCCCAAGCTAATGCAATGGATCTATGGCTTTATGGTTGACTGGAACCGGCTCTATAGAGCGATACAACCTGATGATATTAAGCTCCCTGACACATTTACGTGCTGGCGGGAGGTTACGGACTGGCTGAAACATTTCAGGGAAAATGGGATTACGCGCTCAGGCAGCCTGCAGCTGAGCCCGGAAGTGAGCGGCAGCATTATGACCGCGGTAAAGATCGTGCACGATGAACTGGAGTTTCCGTTATACGCCATCGATGTCGCGAAGCGGGTCAATCTAAGCCGAAGCTACTTTTATCAATGTTTCAAAGAAATCGTAGGCTTTTCCTTCAATGAATATCTGCGCAAGGTACGAATCGATAAAGCGCGGGAATATCTGGAGCAGACGGCCAGGCCAATTGTCTGGATTGCCAAGCAAACCGGATACGAAGATGAGAAATATTTCAGCAGAACTTTTCGAGAGCAGACAGGTATGCTCCCGAGCGAATATAGACAGCAGTATAAGTCGAGGTTATAA
- a CDS encoding LytTR family DNA-binding domain-containing protein yields MKILLDINPRNEETTVTIHCKEMTPAIQEILEYLNKNDTDLIVGKDGENQHLIKHEDIHYFRTEGDVVTAATSEGIFKVKEKLYELENSLPSHRFIRISKSVIANLYAMSHFEPSFNGTLCVHFKSGEKEYVSRHYISRIKEVLKMNRRETK; encoded by the coding sequence ATGAAAATCCTACTCGACATCAACCCGCGCAACGAAGAAACCACGGTGACGATTCACTGCAAAGAAATGACCCCAGCCATCCAGGAGATCCTCGAGTACCTCAACAAGAATGACACTGATTTGATCGTCGGAAAAGATGGAGAGAACCAGCACTTAATTAAGCACGAGGATATACACTACTTTCGTACAGAAGGCGATGTGGTCACAGCCGCCACCTCAGAAGGAATCTTTAAAGTGAAAGAAAAATTATATGAGCTCGAAAACTCCCTTCCCTCCCACCGCTTTATCAGGATCTCAAAGTCCGTCATTGCAAACCTGTATGCAATGAGCCATTTCGAACCATCATTTAACGGGACCCTTTGTGTTCACTTTAAATCAGGTGAGAAAGAATATGTTTCGCGTCATTACATTAGCCGAATTAAAGAAGTTTTAAAAATGAACCGGAGGGAAACGAAATGA
- a CDS encoding extracellular solute-binding protein → MKNKSKTLALLLACFLVLGACSNTTNNTPAAPEKSAESSEPADPFGRYEEPVQISISIEIDPTDNELPPGDTPLDNQYTRQIKEALNVDVDHQFAASGQNLRQRISLAIASNDLPDAMVVNAVELRQLVEADQIADLTEVYEQYASPEIKTIIENTNGAALEAVTFDGKIMALPGVQANADGIHLLWIRQDWLDKLNLEPPTTMAELEAVARAFVEDDPDSNGQRDTIGITGPESGGKLYANFLESKNNLYGFDAIFSAHDSFPGYWLEGEDGSPVYGSILPETREALASLRDLYSKGLIDPEMGVRNKADEPIIAGKSGMFFAPWWMAYGPLTNAVKNDPEANWQAYALPLNQNGEFRPHAATPSTEFVVVRKDYEHPEVPMKLLNNLFKNEQENTFDPSKGGPGYYPLRVVYAPSDEIEFTVRALRDVLAGNKTAEDFADNKAYKLLPSDIASIKTIKNEPYDSMDLSTWNPEANWGAWTRAYSMMVGGRPLVDTEFEEVPSLLYEQTPLMESRWVNLRKLEDETFLRIIMGAAPLETFDSFVENWKRQGGDQITQEVKDALVK, encoded by the coding sequence ATGAAAAACAAGTCAAAAACGTTAGCGCTATTACTTGCCTGCTTTCTCGTTCTAGGTGCTTGCAGCAATACAACTAATAACACGCCGGCTGCACCGGAGAAAAGCGCGGAATCAAGCGAACCCGCTGATCCATTTGGCCGCTACGAAGAACCTGTCCAGATCAGCATCAGCATTGAAATCGATCCCACCGATAATGAATTGCCGCCTGGCGACACGCCGCTGGACAATCAATATACTCGTCAGATTAAGGAAGCGCTTAATGTGGACGTCGATCATCAATTCGCTGCCTCCGGCCAGAATCTTCGCCAGAGAATTAGTCTCGCCATTGCAAGTAACGATTTGCCGGATGCTATGGTCGTCAATGCCGTTGAGCTGCGCCAACTGGTCGAAGCCGACCAAATTGCCGATCTTACTGAGGTGTATGAGCAATATGCATCCCCGGAGATAAAGACCATCATTGAAAACACCAACGGTGCTGCATTGGAGGCAGTTACATTCGACGGCAAAATCATGGCCCTTCCGGGTGTGCAGGCAAATGCCGACGGCATTCACCTCCTGTGGATCCGTCAGGACTGGCTGGATAAGCTGAACCTTGAACCGCCAACCACGATGGCAGAACTTGAGGCCGTCGCCCGTGCTTTCGTCGAAGATGATCCGGATAGCAACGGTCAGCGCGATACGATTGGGATCACTGGTCCGGAGAGTGGCGGTAAGCTGTATGCGAACTTCCTGGAGTCGAAGAACAATTTGTACGGTTTTGATGCCATTTTCTCCGCACACGACTCGTTCCCTGGATACTGGCTCGAGGGCGAGGATGGCAGCCCTGTGTACGGCTCAATTCTGCCGGAGACTCGCGAGGCGTTAGCTAGTTTAAGAGATTTGTATTCCAAGGGACTTATTGATCCTGAGATGGGTGTTCGTAACAAAGCGGATGAGCCCATTATCGCCGGAAAATCCGGAATGTTCTTTGCACCATGGTGGATGGCTTACGGCCCGCTAACCAATGCCGTTAAAAATGATCCCGAAGCCAACTGGCAAGCTTATGCCCTGCCTTTGAATCAAAATGGCGAATTTAGACCACATGCTGCTACACCTTCAACTGAGTTTGTGGTGGTTCGGAAAGATTACGAACATCCGGAAGTTCCGATGAAATTGCTAAACAATTTGTTTAAAAACGAACAAGAGAACACCTTTGACCCAAGCAAAGGCGGTCCTGGTTACTATCCGCTCCGCGTGGTGTACGCTCCATCCGATGAAATTGAATTTACAGTCAGAGCCCTCCGTGATGTGCTGGCTGGAAATAAAACCGCAGAGGATTTTGCGGATAACAAAGCTTACAAATTGCTGCCTTCGGATATCGCAAGCATCAAGACGATCAAAAACGAGCCTTACGATTCTATGGATCTTTCAACATGGAACCCTGAAGCGAACTGGGGAGCATGGACACGAGCGTACTCCATGATGGTGGGCGGAAGGCCGCTGGTTGATACCGAGTTTGAGGAGGTGCCCAGTCTTCTGTATGAGCAGACGCCATTAATGGAGAGCCGTTGGGTGAATCTCCGAAAGTTAGAGGATGAGACCTTCCTGCGCATCATTATGGGCGCGGCTCCACTGGAGACATTCGACTCCTTCGTCGAGAACTGGAAACGTCAAGGCGGCGACCAGATTACCCAGGAGGTTAAGGACGCACTTGTGAAGTAA